In Bacteroidota bacterium, a genomic segment contains:
- the carA gene encoding glutamine-hydrolyzing carbamoyl-phosphate synthase small subunit, translating into MNQTLPARLILEDGTVYHGRSFGALYSAAGEVVFSTAMTGYPESLTDPSYKGQILVATYPLIGNYGVPEYVLRNGLAENFESDKVQVTGLIIADYSDKYSHWNASASLSEWLTRQGVPAIAGIDTRALTRKIREKGAMPGKIIIDRDIDFYDPNKDNLVAQVSASIKTVYGQGSIRILLVDCGTKNNIIRCLLKRDVTVIRVPWDYDPAGEDFDGVLLSNGPGDPAQCTKTIEHIRKLYAAGYPIFGICLGSQLMALAAGARTYKLKYGHRSHNQPVIRNGTKLCYITSQNHGYAVETSSLPEEWESSFTNLNDGTCEGIIHRSMPWMAVQFHPEASAGPVDTEFLFDDFIRLVKQRKNG; encoded by the coding sequence ATGAACCAAACATTACCAGCCCGGCTTATCCTGGAAGATGGAACGGTATATCACGGACGCTCCTTTGGTGCGTTATACTCTGCAGCGGGTGAAGTAGTTTTTAGCACCGCCATGACAGGGTATCCTGAGAGCCTCACAGATCCATCCTATAAGGGACAGATACTTGTCGCCACCTATCCGTTGATCGGAAATTATGGTGTTCCTGAATACGTATTACGAAACGGGCTGGCTGAAAATTTTGAGTCGGATAAAGTACAGGTCACCGGTCTCATCATTGCCGATTATTCTGATAAATACAGCCATTGGAATGCTTCTGCAAGCCTTTCGGAGTGGCTGACCCGCCAGGGTGTGCCAGCTATCGCAGGCATTGACACACGGGCTCTGACCAGGAAGATCAGAGAGAAAGGAGCCATGCCCGGAAAGATAATTATCGACAGGGATATTGACTTTTATGATCCCAACAAGGATAATCTTGTTGCCCAGGTATCTGCTTCCATAAAAACTGTGTATGGACAAGGATCAATAAGGATATTGCTGGTCGATTGCGGCACCAAGAATAATATCATCCGCTGTTTACTGAAGCGTGACGTCACGGTGATAAGGGTTCCCTGGGATTATGATCCGGCGGGAGAGGATTTTGATGGCGTTTTACTGTCGAATGGTCCGGGTGATCCGGCCCAGTGCACCAAAACCATCGAACACATCAGGAAGTTGTATGCTGCCGGCTATCCAATTTTCGGTATATGCCTCGGATCGCAGCTAATGGCCCTGGCCGCAGGGGCAAGGACCTATAAGCTGAAGTATGGGCACAGAAGCCATAACCAGCCGGTGATCCGGAATGGGACAAAACTGTGCTATATCACATCACAGAACCATGGTTATGCTGTTGAAACATCATCTCTTCCGGAGGAATGGGAATCTTCTTTTACCAACCTGAACGACGGCACATGCGAAGGTATTATACATCGCAGCATGCCTTGGATGGCGGTGCAGTTTCATCCTGAGGCTTCCGCCGGACCGGTAGATACTGAATTTCTTTTTGATGATTTTATCAGGCTGGTTAAACAAAGGAAAAATGGATGA
- the carB gene encoding carbamoyl-phosphate synthase (glutamine-hydrolyzing) large subunit: MDEGINNVIVLGSGALKIGEAGEFDYSGTQALKALREEGIRTVLINPNIATVQTSEGLADKIYFLPVTPFFVEKVIAKEKPDSILLSFGGQTALNCGIELFKNGIFEKYKMKVLGTSVQAIINTEDRELFARKLGEIDVKTPKSVAVKSVQGALTAANHLGYPLIIRSAYALGGLGSGFCSDEKELFALAEKAFSFSNQVLVEESLKGWKEVEYEVVRDCYNNCITVCNMENFDPLGIHTGESIVVAPSQTLTNREYHKLRELSIRIIRHIGIVGECNVQFAVDPESEDYRVIEVNARLSRSSALASKATGYPLAFVAAKLALGYGLFELKNSITKETSAFFEPALDYVVVKIPRWDLDKFRGVSREIGSSMKSVGEVMAIGRTFEEAIQKGLRMIGQGMHGFVGNKDIEDIFIDRELAIPTDMRIFVIAMALHKQYSIDRIYELTKIDRWFLEKLRNIFDIRNELLAFHSLSALPDDLLLTAKKMGFSDFQIARFIFRSDKDHITDDLLKIRQHRKKKKILPFVKQIDTMAAEYPAQTNYLYLTYNGSEHDVEVDKTKRSVIVLGSGAYRIGSSVEFDWCGVNALNTLKKEGYQSVMINYNPETVSTDYDICDRLYFEELTFERVMDIIDFEMPEGVIVSTGGQIPNNLAMRLLEQEVTILGTSPFSIDRAENRHKFSAMLDELSIDQPRWKELSVIDDVHTFAREVGFPVIVRPSYVLSGAAMNVVSNKNELDHYLELATEVSKQYPVVVSQFIEEAKEIEMDAVAKDGEIICYAISEHVEFAGVHSGDATMLFPPQKIYVETVRRIKKISRQIAETLQISGPFNIQFLAKDNDVMVIECNLRASRSFPFISKVLKTNFIDIATRIMLGRPVEKPDKSLFDLDYVGVKASQFSFARLQKADPVLGVDMVSTGEVGCIGDNYYEAILKSMLSVGYTIPQQAVLFSSGPTRSKIELLDSARMLAEKGYHIFATGGTHDFFTKNHLASTLLHWPDEDKKPNTLDYLKARKIDLVINIPKNLSKTELDNDYRIRRAAVDFNIPLITNARLAGAFIYSFCKVDLKDLSISSWDEY, translated from the coding sequence ATGGATGAAGGAATAAATAATGTCATAGTGCTGGGTTCCGGCGCACTGAAAATCGGCGAAGCGGGGGAATTTGATTATTCCGGCACCCAGGCTCTCAAGGCGCTGCGCGAGGAAGGCATTCGCACAGTCCTGATAAATCCAAACATCGCCACTGTCCAGACATCCGAGGGGCTGGCCGATAAGATCTATTTCCTTCCGGTCACACCTTTTTTTGTGGAAAAAGTCATCGCTAAGGAAAAGCCCGACAGCATCCTTCTCTCCTTTGGCGGACAGACAGCACTGAACTGCGGCATTGAACTATTCAAAAACGGCATTTTCGAAAAGTATAAAATGAAAGTCCTGGGCACATCGGTACAAGCTATAATTAACACCGAAGACCGTGAACTCTTTGCCCGGAAGCTTGGTGAGATTGACGTCAAAACGCCAAAGAGTGTCGCCGTAAAAAGTGTGCAGGGGGCTCTCACTGCTGCCAACCACCTCGGCTACCCGCTGATCATCAGGTCAGCTTATGCCCTGGGAGGCCTTGGAAGCGGTTTCTGTTCCGATGAAAAGGAACTTTTTGCCCTGGCTGAAAAGGCATTCTCATTCTCAAATCAGGTGCTAGTGGAAGAATCGCTCAAAGGATGGAAGGAGGTGGAATATGAGGTCGTCCGCGACTGTTATAATAATTGTATCACAGTGTGCAACATGGAGAACTTCGATCCTCTGGGTATACACACCGGTGAAAGCATTGTTGTGGCTCCATCACAAACGCTTACGAACCGCGAATACCATAAGCTACGTGAGCTCTCAATCCGCATCATACGGCATATTGGCATTGTGGGCGAATGCAATGTGCAGTTTGCTGTAGACCCGGAGTCGGAAGACTACAGGGTTATTGAAGTCAACGCACGCCTCTCCAGGTCGAGTGCCCTGGCATCAAAGGCCACAGGCTATCCCCTGGCTTTTGTCGCGGCTAAACTGGCACTTGGTTATGGATTATTTGAATTGAAAAATTCGATCACAAAAGAGACTTCAGCTTTCTTTGAGCCGGCACTCGACTATGTTGTTGTTAAGATACCCAGATGGGATCTTGATAAGTTCCGTGGTGTATCACGTGAAATAGGCTCCAGCATGAAAAGCGTCGGCGAGGTGATGGCTATCGGCAGGACTTTTGAAGAAGCTATCCAGAAAGGTCTGCGAATGATAGGCCAGGGTATGCATGGATTTGTCGGCAATAAAGATATTGAAGATATCTTCATCGACAGAGAGCTGGCTATACCCACCGACATGCGCATCTTTGTCATCGCCATGGCGCTTCATAAACAATACAGCATCGACCGGATATATGAACTGACCAAAATCGACCGCTGGTTCCTCGAAAAACTCAGGAACATTTTTGATATCAGAAATGAACTACTTGCATTCCATTCGCTCAGTGCTCTTCCGGATGACCTGCTTCTGACGGCAAAAAAAATGGGATTCTCGGATTTTCAGATCGCCAGATTTATTTTCAGAAGTGACAAAGATCATATCACTGATGACCTGTTGAAGATCAGGCAACACCGAAAGAAGAAAAAGATACTTCCATTTGTCAAACAGATCGACACCATGGCGGCAGAATATCCTGCACAGACTAATTACCTCTACCTCACCTATAACGGCAGCGAGCATGATGTTGAAGTTGACAAGACGAAGAGATCGGTTATCGTATTGGGATCAGGCGCATACCGTATTGGCAGCAGCGTGGAGTTCGACTGGTGTGGGGTAAATGCATTGAATACCCTTAAAAAGGAAGGTTACCAGTCGGTGATGATCAATTATAATCCTGAAACCGTCAGCACAGATTATGATATCTGTGACAGGTTATACTTTGAAGAGCTGACATTTGAACGTGTCATGGACATCATTGATTTCGAAATGCCCGAAGGTGTGATTGTTTCGACCGGGGGACAGATACCCAATAACCTGGCTATGCGGCTCCTGGAGCAGGAGGTGACAATACTCGGCACTTCGCCATTTTCCATTGACAGGGCTGAGAACCGTCATAAGTTTTCAGCCATGCTGGATGAGCTGTCGATCGACCAGCCCCGCTGGAAAGAGCTGTCGGTCATCGATGATGTGCATACATTCGCCAGGGAAGTGGGATTCCCGGTCATTGTGCGACCGTCCTATGTCCTGTCAGGTGCTGCAATGAATGTGGTGTCAAATAAGAATGAGCTCGATCATTATCTTGAACTGGCCACTGAAGTGTCGAAGCAATATCCGGTAGTCGTTTCGCAATTTATTGAAGAGGCCAAGGAGATCGAAATGGATGCCGTCGCCAAGGATGGAGAGATCATCTGCTATGCCATTTCGGAGCATGTAGAGTTTGCAGGTGTCCACTCCGGTGATGCAACGATGCTCTTCCCGCCACAAAAAATCTATGTCGAAACCGTAAGAAGAATTAAAAAAATATCACGTCAGATAGCAGAAACCCTTCAGATATCGGGTCCTTTCAATATTCAGTTCCTCGCCAAAGACAATGATGTCATGGTCATTGAATGTAATCTGAGGGCTTCCAGGAGCTTCCCGTTTATATCGAAAGTGTTGAAGACCAACTTCATTGATATAGCCACACGGATCATGCTCGGCAGACCTGTTGAAAAACCCGATAAATCGCTGTTTGACCTTGATTATGTCGGTGTCAAAGCGTCCCAGTTCTCTTTTGCACGTCTCCAGAAAGCTGACCCTGTGCTCGGAGTTGATATGGTATCAACAGGCGAAGTGGGATGCATCGGCGACAATTATTATGAAGCCATCCTGAAGTCGATGCTTTCGGTAGGATATACGATTCCGCAGCAGGCTGTTCTTTTCTCCAGTGGCCCAACCCGGTCAAAGATCGAACTGCTGGACAGCGCCCGCATGCTGGCTGAAAAGGGTTATCATATCTTTGCCACCGGCGGCACCCATGATTTCTTCACAAAAAACCATTTAGCCTCAACACTTCTTCACTGGCCTGATGAAGATAAAAAACCCAACACTTTGGATTATCTGAAGGCAAGGAAGATCGACCTGGTAATCAACATTCCGAAAAACCTCAGCAAGACAGAACTCGACAATGACTATCGGATTCGTCGTGCAGCGGTCGATTTCAATATTCCGCTCATCACCAATGCGCGGCTGGCCGGGGCATTTATTTATTCCTTCTGCAAGGTGGATTTGAAAGATTTATCCATCTCAAGCTGGGATGAATATTGA